The Bacteroidota bacterium genomic interval ACGCTGGCCGCCATCCTGAACAGCCTGCAAATGGGCTTCCGTACACTGGCCATTCAAAAACGCAGCAGCGAAGTCTGGAGAATACTCGGTGCTGTGAAAAAGGAATTTGAAAACTTTGGCGGTATGCTGGATAAAGCACAGAATAATATTCAAACCGGATTGAACCAACTCGATGATGTGATGGGAAAAAGAACCCGGGCCATTCAGCGGAAACTGAGGGGAGTAGAAGCATTAAGCGATGAAGAAGCTAAAATGATGCTTCCTGAAATTGAAAGCGACGAGGAGGAAAAATAGGTTACTGAAAATTAGGCTATCATTGCTTCTATTTCTGCCAGTAAATCGCTGAGGTCTTCCGGTTTCGTGAAAGGATTCATCAGCGATACCCGGAGAAACACCTTACCGTCAATCCGTGTCTGAACGATGTAAAAGCGTCCGGATTCTTTCAGATTTTTGCGGATATCTTCGTTCAAAGCATTTAAGGCTACCGGATCAGAATCCTCGGAAATAAAGCGAAAACAGACTATATTCGAGTCCGGCATCACAGCAAGTTCAAAACCGGGCCGGGAAAGGATCATCTCAGCAAACTCCTTTGCCAATCCATAGGTATGCTCAATGTATGCCTCAAACAAGTCAGCTCCGAATGTTTTGATTAAAAGATAGACTTTTACTGCCATCGGCTTCTTGGTACATTCAAGGGTTCTGCCTGCACCGTCCCACCAGTTAATATTCCCTTTTTTGCCGAGGAGGTACTGAGCTTTCTGGGCAAAAGCTTCATAGGATGTATTTCCGTTGCGGAACAGGACAGCCGTTGTCAGAGCC includes:
- the rmuC gene encoding DNA recombination protein RmuC gives rise to the protein TLAAILNSLQMGFRTLAIQKRSSEVWRILGAVKKEFENFGGMLDKAQNNIQTGLNQLDDVMGKRTRAIQRKLRGVEALSDEEAKMMLPEIESDEEEK